The window AGCGTAAACCACCACCGGCATGAACTGTCCCGGGGCGTACTCCCACTGCTGTTCATACAGGCTCTGGTAGGCGCATATAAAGTGGATAACGTAGGTCGCGATCGGGTAGCTTGTGCGCCAGTGAGTGGTCGCTGTACCATCGCCATTGTCACTGATCGACTGCAGAAGTCCGTTGCCGGAGGTCGTCATTGCGTCCGGATGAGTAACCATCATATCCACGCTGTCGACTTTGTCGTGCGGAAAATCCTTGCATGGAAACCAGTTTCTCGAACCATAAGGTTCGCTCTCGGTCTGGCATATCTGTGACGTGTAATACCCGGTGTAAGCCAGCCCGCCACCTGTACCCCAGGGAGTTTCGAGATATTGTGGTACACCGCTGTAAACTACTTCGATCACGAATTGATCGCTTGAATCCAATGCCTGTGGTGGATAGACCGTGAATAAATCGACGCTCTGCTGGTAGCTTACGGTTAGCCCGTTGACTTTGACCGAGCTGATATTGAAACCGGTATGAAACGTCAGGTCAACAAACGTCAGATCATCGACCAGCGCTCTACCGCCGATTTCAACAACGGCGTCAATCGATTCGGCGTCAAAGTCCAGCACGACATCGATTCCATAGTAATTAATATCGGTGTCGTACATATTTGCTGTCGGGTAGGGCAAACCGAAGTTTCCGGCCACTCGGCTGATCTTCCCGAGGCTGTCGAGATGAGCCGGTTTATGCTCGCACCCGTGGGACTGACGCCATCTGATCAGTTCATGGAATGCCTGATCATCGGTACGCCATTCAATCGAGTCATGCTCATGTGCAAAAGCGGTCGCAGACATTACTGCAGACGCCATCAATGCTAACAATATGAGTCCTATTCTATTCAAATCATCCTCCCTGATTATTGCCCCTGTTTACCATGGGCAGGGTGCCGGTCCGCCGGCGAAAGCGTAGTTGATAAGGTAGACCGCGTCAGAGACGTCGACCGATGAATCACAGTTGACATCGCCCAAATCGATCGGGTCTGGAGCTTCCCCGCCGGCAAACGAGTAATTGATCAGGAAGACAGCGTCGGAAACATCCACACTGCCGTCATGATTGCAATCTCCGCGGTCATATACCTGCCCGCCAGCGACTGTGAAAGTAAACGGCGTGCTCTGGTAACCACTGCCGATCTCGTCCTGGTTAAATGCCTCCACATGCCAGTACCAGACATCATTGGCCATCGGGGCGGACTGTTGCCAGGTCGTATCGCCGATATCTTCAACAGTGGTTACATTGGTGTTGAAATCCGCGCTGGTGGAATACTGCAATGTATAACTGCCACCGCTTCCCGCGGTTGAACTCCATACAAACAGAGGCCTGTTGTCGGATAATGTCTCGCCGTAGGAGGGAGCGATCATCGTCGGCCGATCGGGTTGCTGGCCTTCCAGCACCACGATTGTGAGGGGCACTGAATCGACATTCGGTGGATTATCGCTGTCAATCACTTCCAGGGAAAAAGTGAAGTCCGAGGCCCAGGTCGGAGTGCCCTCGATATACGCCACTGTGCTGTCATGCAGGGTGAGTCCATACGGGATCTGTCCGCTTGCTCGAGACCAGCTGTAATCCGGCACACCGCCGACAGTATAGTATTCAGCATAATAGGGCTGGCCGATATAGGCCGTATCGACTTGTTTCGGAACTATGATCGCCATGCCAAATGTCGAGTCGTATTCGACCGTACGCAGGATCTTTTCCTCAGGGTCGAGCAAGACAGAGGTCGGTTCGAACGGCAGGTTGAATTCCCATCCCTGGCCGCGCTGGTTGTTAAAGACTGTAATGGTCGTGTCATAACCGGAACCCAGAATCTGCACATCGACCGGCATCGGGAAAAGGTCGTATTCCTGTTCCTGGCGGATCAACAGGAAGAAATCATAACCGGCCTTATCGACGCTTTCTTCAGTCTGCCAGGAGTAGACATAGTCCGGGTTGCCCTCGTTATAGACCCAGTTATTGAAAAACCAGCTCATATCCTCGCCGTAGACTGCCGAACAGACTTGACGCAGGTCGCTGGTGTAGGCGACCGAGTATTTCAGGGAGGGGTGATTGAAATAGTTATCCATAGCGGTCAGAAAATCATCGTCACCCAGGATCTGGTGAAGCATATACACAAGCCAGGCTCCTTTGTCATAGACCGTGGTATGATCGAACATGTCGTCATTGACCAGGTCTTCGACATAGGGCGTGCCGGCATCGAGATGCTTCATTCCCTGCATATAGTTCTTGTATGCTTGTTCGCCGTAATGATAGCGTACATAGAGCGCTTCAGAATATGAAGCGAAACCTTCGTTGAGCCACATGTGGTGGAAATTGCCGCAGGTCACCAGGTCACCCGCCCATTGATGACCGAGCTCATGCGCGATCACCCATTCCGAGTTGAATCCGGGCGAAATCGAGGTCATAGTCTGGTGCTCCATGGCGCCACCCCAGCCGTAATGATTGTGTCCGTATTTTTCATCCACAAACGGGTACAGCGTAAAATATGATGACAGCGCTTCCAGCGAAGGAATCGTGTAATTACGCATATAATATAGAGAATAGTACTGGCTGTATTGTGAAATACCGGGATAGGAATAATTCATGATCGGCATGCTCTCCCCGGGAGCATACTGCCAGTTTTTTGAATACAGCGTGTAGTTTGTGCATCCCAGGGATACAAGATAGGTCGTGATCGGATATTTCTCATGCCAGTGCGTGGTTTTAGTGCCGTCGCCGTTGTTGACGGCGCTGACCAGAGTGCCGTTGGAGGCCACAACTTTTGTCGCCGGATGAGTTACAATCATGTCCAGTGAATCCGGTTTGTCATAGGGGAAATCCTTGCAGGGCCACCACAGCCGTGCGCCGAACGGTTCGCAGTTGGTATAGGCTACCTCGTTTCCACCATAATAGTAAAAACCCAGGCCGTGGTTTCCGTCGAAGCCGGGATGGCCACCGTAATAGACACGTAGAGTAAACTGCTGGCCCGCATTGAAACTCTGCCCCAGGTAGATATACAGCATATTCTCGCTGTGGTCGAAACTCACCGGGGATCCGTCGAGTTCGACGCTCGAGACCGATAATGTGCCATAATCTGTATCGAGATTGAAATCGACCATGTCCAATCCGTTTTCAAGCGCTTCGATTCGCGATTCGACATAACCGTTGACCTGGTCGCTTTCGAAATCGAGTTCAATATCGAGCTTATAGTATCGGACATCATACTTGTACTGGTTGCCGGTTGGAGTAGAGCCGTCGGCCATCAGGGAGAGCTTGTAGCCATCTATGGCTTTCTGCGACTTATGCATACAGCCATGAAGCTCATGACGATTCTCCAGCCACTGACGCCATTCTTCCGGGGTCGGTTCCGGTAGAGTCCCTTTAGTGGTCTGCAACAACTGCCCATAGGAGAGTGTGCTAAAAATCAGTAACAGCGCAATCAAAACTGTCGATAACCTGAAGCCTGGGTTCATGATCCTGCCTCCATACGACCACCGTTTCTCAAGCGGTGGTCTCTATTGATTCAATGATGTTTTTCCGTATTTTAGTATAATCTGCTCTATTCAATTCGATCAACTGAGCGTCCGGGTGTTTTTTAATTATATCAGCCTCCGGATGAGATCTATATATAATAGAAGCTAAAATCGTTGCATCTGTTTGCAATAAACTGCGCAATATTGATTTGAATTTGCTGGAAAGTAATTCCATTTTCCCGATCTCATCAATCAGAACATATGCGCTCTTGAAAAGGTTCATCCGGATAGTATCCAAAAACGAATCAAATTTTTCCAGGGCAACGCCATAACTGCCCACCCGGTAACGGGATTTGATGCTTTTTGAAGCCAAAAGACTCTCTCTGCCATCTAAAGAGACGAGCTTGAAGCCGATTCGTTTGTTTTCCTGGCGTATTTCCTCAGTATAAAAACCGGCAAAATTCAAGCCTGATTTGATCGCTATCTC of the Candidatus Zixiibacteriota bacterium genome contains:
- a CDS encoding AAA family ATPase; translation: MSRLILLTGPPGCGKTTLLREIAIKSGLNFAGFYTEEIRQENKRIGFKLVSLDGRESLLASKSIKSRYRVGSYGVALEKFDSFLDTIRMNLFKSAYVLIDEIGKMELLSSKFKSILRSLLQTDATILASIIYRSHPEADIIKKHPDAQLIELNRADYTKIRKNIIESIETTA